From the Cohaesibacter sp. ES.047 genome, one window contains:
- the addA gene encoding double-strand break repair helicase AddA, with protein MAPTIPADTLDAQFRAAHPDNSAWVSANAGSGKTFVLARRVVRLLLNGTEPSRILCLTFTKAAAAEMSNRVFSDLGKWTEQSDEELAALLTEIEGERPDAAKLALARRLFARALETPGGLKIQTIHAFAERLLHQFPLEANVPAHFEILDDQLSAELLEAALSHVLRAARLGLRPDWRTALDLVVDHMGDMGIRDALISLVRDREGFGRFMEASEIGGAGAGQVGLDAALAALARTLGVAPGETVADLEATIPFGPDFQPGYLSQLAPLFATGGKRDKDQSALMAALVASKDPAEQITLWLSLFRKKDGNAKALSYVASKKMLEAEPSLEGAIDREQARLDALFDKKAALLTLDVSGALFALAEGVIGYYERVKAARGLMDFDDLILKASNLLRGVNASAWVHYKLDQGIDHILVDEAQDTNPRQWEIISKLGEEFFTGESARPVNRTIFAVGDEKQSIYSFQGAEPKWFAKMRESFRQKAKEAGKPFEDVKLYLSFRSTPHVLRSVDAVFSKSETFEALSSDKVATVHEPIRGRDPGLVEVWPLYEPIEQEEEEDWAKPLDAQGEASPAVRLARTVAQTVRHWIEKGERLEGSGRLITAGDILILVRKRDAFVTAVNRALKEEGLPVAGADRLALLDHIAVMDLLALCDVMLLPEDDLSLATVLKSPLFGLSEARLFDLAHAPDGRATSLWDVLQKRAESGRDSDTDFAATFSQLKAWQSQIDFQPPFDFFAQILGPDGKRQAFIERLGPEADEVIDELLSRALDFEKTQTPNLQAFLAAMRAGGAEIKRDMGAANDQIRVMTVHGSKGLEAPIVFLIDGTGKPANARHHPHLVELPNDQGGATLRAWKAPSSSQPLPVKQSLALLDAAAEEEYLRLLYVGMTRAEDRLYLCGYRGKNQPAENCWYEVARRSLAADLVDIEHPVTGEPIQRWQLEGAFVAKDAASDKTDKEKESAVSAPLPDWFGRPAPAKPASPLLLQPSRAAESEEAADRPFVKLTKIPTQAHVFDWEPRRRGTLIHALIEHLPQLPREKRSTSAHTYLASMASDMPHQARQQILDEVIGLIDHPEHGALFSPESQAEVSLAGFVTLNGETRTVSGQVDRLIVTDRSVVIIDYKTNRHPPQTSEEIPLAYQTQMALYAELLAPLYPGKSILSLLLFTADASIMEVSAAQRRSALDHVGVKSLTQAQ; from the coding sequence ATGGCACCCACGATTCCAGCCGACACGCTTGATGCCCAGTTTCGCGCGGCCCATCCGGACAATTCGGCGTGGGTCAGCGCCAATGCCGGATCGGGCAAGACCTTTGTTCTGGCGCGGCGGGTTGTTCGGCTTTTGCTCAACGGAACAGAGCCTTCGCGCATTCTGTGCCTGACCTTTACCAAGGCGGCAGCAGCAGAAATGTCGAACCGGGTCTTCAGTGATCTGGGCAAATGGACCGAGCAATCCGATGAAGAGCTCGCCGCCCTGCTAACCGAAATCGAGGGAGAACGGCCCGATGCGGCCAAGCTGGCTCTGGCACGGCGCTTGTTTGCACGCGCACTTGAGACCCCGGGCGGGCTCAAGATCCAGACTATTCACGCCTTTGCCGAACGCCTGCTACACCAGTTCCCGCTGGAGGCCAACGTTCCGGCCCACTTCGAGATTCTCGACGATCAGCTTTCAGCCGAGCTGCTTGAGGCGGCGCTTTCGCACGTCTTGCGCGCCGCACGGCTTGGCCTGCGTCCAGACTGGCGCACGGCGCTTGATCTCGTTGTCGATCATATGGGGGATATGGGCATCCGTGATGCCCTCATCTCGCTGGTGCGCGACCGGGAAGGCTTTGGCCGTTTCATGGAAGCCAGCGAAATTGGCGGCGCGGGCGCAGGGCAAGTTGGCCTTGATGCTGCTCTTGCCGCGCTCGCCCGGACCCTTGGCGTTGCGCCGGGGGAAACTGTTGCTGATCTGGAGGCAACGATCCCGTTCGGGCCGGATTTTCAGCCCGGCTATCTCAGCCAACTCGCGCCTCTATTTGCCACCGGCGGCAAACGCGACAAGGACCAGTCGGCGCTGATGGCGGCTCTGGTCGCCTCGAAGGATCCGGCCGAGCAGATCACCCTGTGGCTATCGCTCTTTCGAAAGAAGGACGGAAACGCCAAGGCTCTCTCCTATGTCGCATCCAAGAAAATGCTGGAAGCTGAACCGAGCCTTGAAGGGGCGATTGATCGCGAGCAGGCGCGACTTGATGCCCTGTTTGACAAGAAGGCTGCGCTTCTGACCCTTGACGTCAGCGGGGCGCTGTTCGCGCTCGCCGAAGGGGTCATTGGTTATTACGAACGGGTCAAGGCGGCCCGTGGGCTGATGGATTTCGACGACCTGATCCTCAAGGCGTCCAATCTCCTGCGCGGCGTCAATGCCTCCGCCTGGGTGCACTACAAGCTCGATCAGGGCATTGATCATATTCTCGTAGACGAGGCGCAGGATACCAACCCGCGCCAGTGGGAAATCATAAGCAAACTGGGGGAGGAATTCTTCACCGGTGAAAGCGCCCGCCCGGTCAACCGGACAATCTTTGCCGTGGGCGACGAGAAACAGTCAATCTATTCCTTCCAAGGCGCCGAGCCGAAATGGTTCGCCAAAATGCGCGAGTCCTTTCGGCAGAAAGCGAAAGAGGCAGGCAAGCCGTTCGAAGACGTCAAGCTGTACCTGTCTTTCCGCTCGACACCCCATGTGTTGAGATCCGTGGACGCGGTCTTTTCCAAGTCCGAGACCTTCGAGGCCCTGTCCTCGGACAAGGTCGCAACGGTGCATGAACCGATCCGCGGACGGGATCCGGGCCTTGTCGAGGTCTGGCCGCTTTATGAGCCAATCGAGCAGGAAGAGGAAGAAGACTGGGCCAAGCCACTGGATGCGCAAGGAGAGGCGAGCCCGGCGGTCCGTCTGGCCCGTACGGTTGCCCAAACGGTTCGCCACTGGATCGAAAAAGGCGAGCGGCTCGAAGGGTCCGGACGCCTGATCACGGCTGGTGACATTCTCATTCTGGTGCGCAAGCGCGATGCCTTCGTGACTGCCGTGAACCGGGCCCTCAAGGAAGAAGGATTGCCCGTTGCCGGGGCTGACCGGCTGGCCTTGCTCGACCATATCGCGGTGATGGATCTTCTCGCATTGTGCGATGTCATGCTGCTGCCCGAGGATGACCTGTCCCTTGCCACGGTGCTCAAAAGCCCCCTGTTCGGACTATCCGAAGCGCGTCTGTTCGACCTTGCCCACGCTCCCGATGGGCGCGCCACAAGCCTTTGGGATGTCTTACAAAAACGGGCTGAAAGCGGGCGAGATTCTGACACCGATTTTGCGGCCACCTTCAGCCAGCTCAAGGCATGGCAGAGCCAGATCGACTTCCAGCCGCCGTTCGATTTCTTTGCCCAGATCCTCGGGCCGGATGGCAAACGGCAGGCCTTCATCGAAAGGCTCGGACCGGAAGCTGACGAGGTGATAGACGAGCTGTTGTCGCGGGCGCTTGACTTCGAAAAGACACAGACGCCAAACCTGCAGGCCTTTCTGGCGGCGATGCGAGCAGGTGGGGCCGAGATCAAACGCGACATGGGCGCGGCAAACGACCAGATCCGCGTCATGACCGTGCATGGCTCGAAAGGTCTTGAAGCCCCGATCGTGTTCCTGATCGATGGCACGGGAAAACCGGCCAACGCGCGGCATCACCCGCATCTGGTCGAGCTGCCCAATGATCAGGGCGGCGCGACGCTTCGGGCATGGAAGGCCCCAAGCAGCAGCCAACCACTGCCGGTGAAACAGAGCCTTGCCCTATTGGATGCTGCCGCCGAAGAAGAATATTTGCGGCTGCTCTATGTGGGCATGACGCGCGCCGAAGACCGACTTTATCTGTGCGGCTATCGGGGCAAGAACCAACCAGCGGAGAATTGCTGGTATGAGGTGGCGCGGCGGTCGCTTGCTGCCGATCTTGTCGATATCGAACATCCGGTGACCGGCGAGCCGATCCAGCGCTGGCAGCTTGAAGGGGCGTTTGTTGCCAAAGATGCGGCATCTGACAAGACTGACAAGGAAAAAGAAAGCGCTGTCTCCGCGCCTCTGCCTGATTGGTTTGGTCGGCCCGCTCCTGCAAAACCTGCCTCACCTTTGCTGTTGCAGCCCTCTCGGGCGGCGGAAAGCGAAGAAGCGGCGGACAGGCCATTTGTCAAACTGACCAAAATCCCGACCCAAGCCCATGTGTTTGACTGGGAACCGCGTCGGCGGGGCACTCTCATTCATGCGTTGATTGAGCATCTCCCTCAATTACCAAGAGAAAAGCGCTCCACGTCGGCGCATACCTATCTGGCGAGCATGGCCTCCGACATGCCTCATCAAGCGCGACAACAGATACTCGACGAAGTCATCGGGCTTATCGACCACCCGGAACATGGCGCACTTTTCAGTCCTGAAAGTCAGGCCGAAGTGTCCCTTGCTGGCTTTGTCACGCTCAATGGCGAGACAAGGACTGTGTCTGGCCAGGTCGACAGATTGATCGTGACCGACAGATCGGTCGTCATCATCGACTACAAGACGAATCGCCATCCGCCACAGACTTCCGAAGAGATTCCTCTGGCCTACCAGACGCAAATGGCCCTTTATGCAGAGCTGCTCGCGCCTCTCTATCCGGGAAAATCCATTCTATCGTTGCTGCTCTTCACAGCAGATGCTTCCATTATGGAGGTGAGTGCCGCACAACGGCGCTCAGCTCTTGATCACGTGGGTGTTAAGTCCTTGACGCAAGCCCAGTGA
- the addB gene encoding double-strand break repair protein AddB gives MQQTARVYSISAASPFLATLIDSLVDGRLIPGFDASNPAELGRALIYVPTRRTADALKDAFLPQMQKRGLQSVILPKIHVIGDTDEDLLPLKVAAGDSDGFWDLPVAMDAVQRRLSMSALVHGWAQQYARTVLNLDPNQPLHVSATPTDAAYLAIDLLALIDAVHRERSDWSLLDTLVPEDYGTYWQMSLAFLKIATEFWPNHLAELGQKAGLTLVDPVERRNAVIAAEIKAIEAHDGPVIAAGSTGSIPATADLLEAVARHPKGALILPGLDYHLDEPSWQAIGTLHPAFGEAEPAAGHPQFNLKQLLDRMALKRDDVADLSGISGAPLVRETLMSEALRPAETTELWSTTLAPIDEAARAEALAGVSFAEAGNEQEEARIAALALREVLERPEGRAALVTPDRALARRVLLELKRWQIDVEDTAGMPLGETPPALLMRLMVECIVGGYDPVHLLALLKHPLASLGLPRAEVRRAARFLELRLLRGPRLGNGLQPMLDEFARRKIKAIEKAEKSSTGLPEIWHLAETLLARLGEATSPIEALMTGDEPAGFGDWIAALVAALEAIALDVEGTPDRLYDEAAGRSLRGFFDRTIQLDHGGMVLDAGDVAPFLVALMSGETVLSQGDGDPRLQLLGTLEARLLDVDRVVIGGLNEGSWPAETTSDAWLSRPMRAGMKLEPPERRIGLAAHDFVQAMGRKEVVLIRAVKSGGSPTVPSRWLQRLSAVAGETARKAMAERGETYVHWARQMDAPEPSEPYQRPVPVPPLNARPRSLSVTEIETWVRDPYALYAKHVLGLRELDDIGAQPGGAEKGSIIHDILGNFTKDWTGPYDESAVACLLKMGEEAFHQWDNFPELMAFWWPRFERIARWFVLEWEAPRNDRIAGRYPEITGRITLSMSGGDFVLRGRADRLDISDDDRLHVVDFKTGQPPTAKQVLPGFAPQLALEGYMAKLGGFDNIPKGIEVGDMAWIRLSGGRTAGEIKTGVEKDYAAEDIVELIGKRLLGLITAYDDPAKGYASRARPMMTRFAGSYDHLARVKEWSLNEGDE, from the coding sequence ATGCAGCAAACGGCTCGCGTTTATTCCATTTCAGCGGCCAGCCCCTTTCTGGCCACCCTGATTGATTCCCTTGTTGATGGGCGGCTGATCCCCGGCTTCGACGCCAGCAATCCGGCGGAGTTGGGTCGTGCTCTGATTTATGTACCCACCCGGCGAACCGCAGACGCACTCAAGGACGCCTTCCTGCCGCAGATGCAAAAGCGCGGTTTGCAAAGCGTTATCCTGCCCAAGATCCATGTGATCGGAGATACGGACGAAGACCTGCTTCCGCTCAAGGTTGCGGCCGGCGATTCGGATGGCTTCTGGGATCTTCCCGTTGCCATGGACGCTGTGCAACGGCGGCTCTCCATGAGCGCGCTTGTGCATGGCTGGGCACAGCAATATGCCCGTACCGTGCTCAATCTGGACCCGAACCAACCTCTTCATGTTTCGGCCACGCCGACCGATGCGGCCTATCTGGCGATTGACCTGCTCGCCCTCATTGATGCTGTGCATCGTGAGCGTTCGGACTGGTCGCTACTCGATACTCTGGTGCCGGAGGACTATGGCACCTACTGGCAGATGAGCCTCGCGTTTCTCAAAATCGCCACCGAGTTCTGGCCCAACCATCTGGCGGAGCTGGGGCAGAAAGCCGGCTTGACGCTGGTGGATCCCGTCGAGCGGCGCAACGCGGTGATTGCAGCAGAAATCAAGGCGATTGAAGCCCATGACGGGCCTGTCATCGCCGCCGGGTCGACTGGTTCAATTCCCGCCACGGCGGACCTGCTTGAAGCGGTCGCGCGTCATCCCAAAGGCGCGCTGATCCTGCCCGGACTTGATTATCATCTGGACGAGCCGAGCTGGCAGGCGATTGGCACCTTGCACCCCGCCTTTGGCGAAGCGGAACCAGCCGCCGGTCATCCTCAATTCAACCTCAAGCAATTGCTTGACCGCATGGCTCTCAAGCGGGATGACGTGGCCGACCTTTCTGGCATTTCTGGCGCGCCTCTGGTGCGCGAGACACTGATGAGCGAGGCCTTGCGCCCGGCAGAGACCACCGAGCTTTGGAGCACAACGCTGGCACCGATTGACGAGGCCGCACGGGCTGAAGCCCTCGCTGGCGTGTCCTTTGCCGAGGCTGGCAACGAGCAGGAAGAGGCACGGATTGCCGCGCTTGCCCTGCGGGAAGTTCTGGAGCGACCGGAGGGCCGGGCGGCGCTGGTCACCCCCGACCGCGCGCTGGCGCGAAGGGTGTTGCTTGAACTCAAGCGCTGGCAGATCGATGTGGAAGACACAGCCGGCATGCCTCTGGGTGAAACGCCCCCTGCCCTCTTGATGCGTTTGATGGTGGAATGCATCGTGGGGGGCTATGATCCCGTTCACCTTCTGGCCTTGCTCAAGCATCCGCTTGCCTCGCTGGGTCTGCCGCGCGCCGAAGTCCGTCGCGCAGCGCGTTTCCTTGAGCTTCGTCTTTTGCGTGGCCCACGGCTTGGCAATGGCCTTCAGCCAATGCTGGATGAATTTGCCCGCCGCAAGATCAAAGCAATCGAAAAGGCAGAGAAATCAAGCACCGGTCTACCGGAAATCTGGCATCTGGCCGAGACTTTGCTCGCCCGCCTTGGGGAAGCCACTAGCCCCATTGAAGCGCTGATGACTGGCGACGAGCCCGCCGGATTTGGCGACTGGATAGCCGCGCTTGTTGCTGCACTCGAAGCCATCGCCCTTGATGTCGAAGGCACCCCCGACCGGCTTTATGATGAGGCTGCGGGGCGGTCCTTGCGCGGCTTCTTTGATCGCACGATCCAGCTGGATCATGGCGGCATGGTGCTGGACGCCGGTGATGTCGCGCCGTTTCTCGTGGCCCTGATGTCTGGCGAGACCGTGCTGTCACAAGGGGACGGCGATCCACGCCTGCAATTGCTCGGAACGCTCGAAGCACGGCTCCTGGATGTCGACCGGGTGGTTATCGGGGGCCTTAATGAAGGCTCATGGCCAGCGGAGACAACGTCGGATGCATGGCTATCGCGGCCCATGCGGGCGGGCATGAAACTCGAGCCGCCGGAGCGCCGCATCGGTCTCGCAGCCCACGACTTTGTTCAGGCCATGGGGCGCAAGGAAGTCGTGCTCATCCGGGCGGTCAAGAGCGGCGGCTCACCAACCGTGCCAAGTCGCTGGTTGCAGCGCCTGTCTGCCGTGGCTGGCGAGACCGCACGCAAAGCGATGGCCGAACGGGGTGAAACCTACGTACACTGGGCACGGCAGATGGATGCTCCCGAACCGTCAGAGCCTTATCAACGGCCTGTGCCTGTCCCGCCGCTTAACGCCCGCCCCAGATCCCTGTCGGTCACCGAGATCGAGACGTGGGTGCGGGATCCCTATGCCCTTTATGCCAAACATGTGCTGGGGCTTCGCGAGCTTGACGACATCGGAGCGCAGCCGGGTGGTGCGGAAAAAGGCTCGATCATTCACGATATTTTGGGCAATTTCACAAAGGACTGGACCGGTCCGTATGACGAAAGCGCAGTCGCCTGCCTTTTGAAAATGGGTGAAGAGGCCTTCCACCAGTGGGACAATTTCCCCGAGCTGATGGCCTTCTGGTGGCCACGTTTCGAGCGTATCGCCCGCTGGTTCGTGCTGGAGTGGGAAGCGCCGCGCAACGACAGGATTGCCGGTCGCTATCCAGAGATTACGGGCCGCATCACCCTATCCATGTCGGGCGGTGACTTCGTGTTGAGGGGACGGGCCGACCGGCTCGATATTTCCGATGACGACCGCCTGCATGTGGTGGATTTCAAGACCGGCCAGCCTCCCACCGCCAAACAGGTTCTGCCCGGCTTCGCACCGCAATTGGCGCTTGAAGGCTACATGGCCAAACTCGGCGGCTTTGATAACATTCCCAAAGGCATCGAAGTCGGCGACATGGCGTGGATCCGGCTTTCCGGCGGACGCACCGCAGGCGAAATAAAGACCGGTGTCGAAAAGGACTATGCCGCCGAGGATATTGTCGAATTGATCGGCAAGCGCCTATTGGGCCTGATCACGGCCTATGATGATCCGGCGAAAGGGTATGCCTCGCGGGCGCGGCCCATGATGACGCGTTTTGCAGGGTCTTACGATCATCTTGCGCGGGTCAAGGAATGGTCACTCAACGAGGGAGATGAGTGA
- a CDS encoding nucleotidyltransferase family protein — translation MISSSQPATGMILAAGLGKRMRPLSAITPKPLIPVAGEAMIDRALSVLVKAGVGRAVINVHYLADLVEVHVRQRSDIDIVISDEREALLETGGGITKALPLIGQDPFYLLNSDSFWMEGSKENLALLSSHWDDKVMDGLLLLSPTVDAVGYNGRGDFLLDPYGRLRRRKVHEISPFVYSGAAILHPRLFDGASVTPHSLNVQFDKAIEDARLYGIIMDGTWVHVGTPASIELAEQAIAESASGGRLL, via the coding sequence ATGATCTCATCAAGCCAACCAGCGACAGGTATGATCCTTGCCGCGGGACTGGGCAAACGCATGCGCCCTTTGTCCGCTATCACACCCAAACCTCTGATCCCCGTAGCCGGGGAAGCAATGATCGACCGCGCTTTGTCCGTGCTTGTCAAAGCAGGCGTCGGACGTGCCGTGATCAATGTTCACTATCTGGCCGATCTCGTGGAAGTGCATGTACGCCAGCGCTCGGACATTGACATCGTCATCTCGGACGAGCGCGAAGCCTTGCTTGAAACCGGTGGCGGCATCACCAAGGCCCTGCCCCTCATCGGTCAGGATCCGTTTTATCTGCTCAACTCGGACAGCTTCTGGATGGAAGGCTCGAAAGAAAATCTCGCGCTGCTGTCCAGCCATTGGGACGACAAGGTGATGGACGGCCTCCTGCTTTTGTCTCCCACAGTCGATGCCGTGGGATACAACGGTCGGGGCGACTTTCTGCTCGATCCCTATGGTCGCTTGCGCCGACGCAAGGTGCATGAGATTTCACCCTTCGTCTACAGTGGCGCGGCCATTCTGCACCCCAGACTGTTTGACGGTGCTTCCGTCACGCCGCACTCCCTCAATGTGCAGTTTGACAAGGCCATAGAAGACGCTAGGCTCTACGGCATCATCATGGACGGAACATGGGTGCATGTGGGCACGCCAGCGTCGATTGAGCTTGCCGAGCAGGCCATCGCCGAAAGCGCGTCAGGGGGCAGACTGCTCTGA
- the tsaE gene encoding tRNA (adenosine(37)-N6)-threonylcarbamoyltransferase complex ATPase subunit type 1 TsaE, whose product MPIPPHADHHALRVSSWPLHFERLTEAASMALAADLARILKQGDVVALDGDLGAGKSTFARALLRAKADDPFLEVPSPTFTLVQTYDYEDFEISHFDLYRVGDFEELYEIGFEESWLTGAALVEWPERAKDLMPSDALWITIETTENVGERRLIMSGTPVWQQRLERLGQKRKLLNCRGWSEALLKPIDGDLSPRSYDRVTRLALDPDGQPLATNPDEKAPSAQSAILMDMPARQPGPELPDGRLYDTVAHRVTDLPPVVTITEGLDHLGLRVPDIYGFDLDAGLLLWEDFGTERLTGSDGNPIDERYLAVVKCLAQLHDKTIPNAFDGAGGRHVLPRYDLEAFKVELDVFLDFYWPHTHRAPCPEVERHDFHALWQPLLTLLVDSERSLVLRDVQDPNCFWLGEGHRPGAIGFIDFQDCLIGPTAYDLSALALDARVTIPDDLQDLMFAHYVSLRNLDDLQTAEFKQTYCLAAAQRISKNLGAFARAADLAGRTGYLEHVPRSLKYLCKVLELPLLSGLKDWYDTHDLLG is encoded by the coding sequence ATGCCCATACCCCCCCATGCCGATCATCACGCTCTGAGGGTTTCATCATGGCCGCTGCATTTCGAACGGCTGACCGAAGCAGCCAGCATGGCTCTTGCCGCAGATCTGGCGCGGATCCTCAAGCAAGGGGATGTGGTCGCGCTTGATGGCGATCTTGGTGCCGGCAAGAGCACCTTTGCGCGCGCCCTGTTGCGCGCGAAGGCCGATGATCCTTTTCTGGAAGTTCCCAGCCCTACATTCACTCTGGTTCAGACCTATGATTACGAGGATTTCGAAATCAGCCATTTCGATCTCTACCGGGTCGGGGATTTTGAGGAGCTCTACGAAATCGGCTTTGAGGAAAGCTGGCTCACGGGTGCGGCTTTGGTGGAATGGCCCGAGCGGGCAAAGGACCTGATGCCGTCTGATGCCCTGTGGATCACAATCGAGACCACCGAGAACGTCGGCGAAAGACGCCTGATCATGTCGGGCACTCCTGTTTGGCAGCAGCGTCTTGAACGCTTGGGACAGAAACGCAAACTCCTCAACTGCAGAGGATGGAGCGAGGCCCTTCTGAAACCCATTGATGGTGATCTTTCCCCCCGCAGCTACGACCGGGTGACGCGGCTGGCCCTTGATCCAGATGGGCAGCCCCTAGCAACAAACCCGGACGAGAAGGCCCCTTCCGCACAGTCGGCCATTCTGATGGACATGCCCGCCCGCCAACCGGGGCCAGAGCTTCCCGACGGGCGCCTTTATGACACGGTTGCCCACCGGGTGACCGATCTGCCGCCGGTGGTAACAATCACGGAAGGGCTTGATCATCTGGGTTTGCGTGTGCCGGACATCTATGGCTTCGATCTTGATGCAGGGCTTTTGTTGTGGGAGGATTTCGGTACCGAGCGTCTGACCGGTAGCGACGGCAATCCGATTGATGAGCGATATCTGGCCGTCGTGAAATGCCTCGCCCAACTGCATGACAAGACAATTCCCAATGCGTTTGACGGGGCAGGTGGCAGGCATGTTCTGCCCCGTTACGATCTGGAGGCCTTCAAGGTCGAGCTTGATGTCTTTCTCGATTTCTACTGGCCACACACGCATAGAGCCCCGTGCCCGGAGGTGGAGCGGCACGATTTTCATGCCTTGTGGCAGCCGCTTCTGACCCTTCTTGTCGACAGCGAGCGGTCTCTTGTGCTGCGCGATGTTCAGGATCCCAACTGTTTCTGGCTGGGTGAAGGGCACCGGCCCGGGGCCATTGGCTTCATCGATTTTCAAGACTGTCTCATCGGCCCGACCGCCTATGACCTTTCCGCTTTGGCACTGGATGCCCGGGTAACGATCCCTGATGATCTGCAGGACCTGATGTTCGCGCACTATGTTTCGCTTCGCAATCTGGACGATCTTCAGACCGCGGAGTTCAAACAGACCTATTGTCTGGCAGCTGCACAACGGATTTCAAAGAATCTCGGGGCCTTTGCTCGGGCCGCGGATCTTGCCGGACGGACGGGCTATCTTGAGCATGTCCCCCGCAGTCTTAAGTATCTTTGCAAGGTATTGGAACTCCCTCTTCTGTCCGGCTTAAAAGACTGGTATGACACCCACGATTTGCTTGGCTGA